The following coding sequences lie in one Geotoga petraea genomic window:
- a CDS encoding transglycosylase SLT domain-containing protein translates to MIDKEIFKLCKKFGSEYDVDPYLIFGIIKTESAGNEYADSGYARGLMQMSRIALKDIQKDLLHKYKYSDLFKPEINVEVGTIFLKKMITYWKKKYDENYLSISLAILSYAWGITNSIKWLKSVADNSQIDESIPEKKKYYNENVMFWMSFARERFNA, encoded by the coding sequence ATGATTGACAAAGAGATATTTAAACTATGTAAAAAATTTGGAAGTGAATATGATGTAGATCCATATCTTATTTTTGGAATCATAAAAACTGAATCCGCTGGGAACGAATATGCAGACTCTGGATATGCAAGAGGATTAATGCAAATGAGTCGCATTGCTTTAAAAGATATTCAAAAAGATTTATTACACAAGTACAAATATTCAGATTTATTTAAGCCTGAGATTAATGTTGAGGTTGGAACTATATTTTTGAAAAAAATGATAACTTATTGGAAAAAGAAATACGATGAAAATTATTTGTCAATTTCACTTGCAATTTTAAGTTATGCTTGGGGGATTACAAATTCAATAAAATGGTTAAAAAGTGTAGCAGATAACTCTCAAATTGACGAGTCAATACCCGAAAAAAAGAAATATTACAACGAAAATGTTATGTTTTGGATGTCTTTTGCGAGAGAACGTTTTAACGCTTGA
- a CDS encoding YjjG family noncanonical pyrimidine nucleotidase produces MVKNIDFIFFDLDHTLWDFESNSKIALKNTFDKFVQNRYPLITYKNYEQTYEAINLDLWDKYRKKLITVEDLKMKRFKNTFEKFDVRLNDSAIEEINEFYLFDLSEQTALIEHTEYILEKLSKKYELGILTNGFKETQIRKMKNSGIDKYFSVLVSSDEANAIKPDRKIFDYAVNETKHKHENILYIGDDLENDIIAGKKAGLQGIWLNILSDERHPEVETILSLKELETLL; encoded by the coding sequence ATGGTAAAAAATATCGATTTTATATTTTTTGATTTAGATCACACTCTTTGGGATTTTGAATCTAATTCAAAAATAGCTTTGAAGAATACTTTTGATAAGTTTGTACAAAATAGATACCCTTTGATAACTTACAAAAACTATGAACAAACTTATGAAGCAATCAATTTAGACTTATGGGATAAATATAGAAAAAAACTTATAACTGTTGAAGATTTAAAAATGAAGAGGTTTAAAAATACTTTTGAAAAATTTGATGTACGACTCAACGATTCAGCAATTGAAGAAATAAACGAGTTTTATCTTTTTGATTTATCTGAGCAAACTGCACTAATAGAACATACAGAATATATTTTAGAAAAACTATCAAAAAAATATGAATTGGGAATATTGACCAACGGTTTTAAAGAAACTCAGATCAGAAAAATGAAAAACAGCGGGATAGATAAATATTTCTCGGTTTTAGTTTCTTCTGACGAAGCGAACGCGATAAAACCGGATAGAAAAATTTTCGATTATGCAGTTAACGAAACTAAACACAAGCATGAAAACATTTTATACATCGGCGATGATCTTGAAAATGATATAATTGCAGGTAAAAAAGCAGGATTACAAGGCATTTGGTTAAACATATTATCCGATGAAAGACACCCAGAAGTTGAAACTATATTATCTTTAAAAGAATTAGAAACACTACTTTAA
- a CDS encoding aldo/keto reductase, producing MQYREMGNTGEKVSALGFGCMRFQTIGEGNENIDEDLSIKQLRHAIDKGVNYVDTAYPYHGGNSELLVAKALKDGYREKVYLADKLPSWLIKSREDMDKYLDEQLEKLETDYIDFFLLHALSKDRWDNYLKHNVFDFIEKAKESGKIKHIGFSFHDELSVFKEIVDAYNWDFCQIQYNFMDEDYQAGLEGLNYAADKGLGVVVMEPLKGGSLTRNLPEDIEKIWNSADIKRSPAEWALRFVWNNPKVSLLLSGMNQFDHIDENIRVAEDALPNSLTDKELGIIEEVRKVYDNRIKVDCTSCKYCLPCPEGVMIPNVFSLYNNASIYNTWESQKRGYANLESQGKAADNCIECGLCEESCPQHIPIREKLKEARVALT from the coding sequence ATGCAGTACAGAGAAATGGGAAACACTGGAGAAAAAGTTTCAGCTCTTGGATTTGGTTGTATGAGATTTCAAACAATCGGCGAAGGTAATGAAAACATTGACGAAGATTTGTCAATAAAGCAACTAAGACATGCCATTGATAAAGGAGTTAACTATGTTGACACGGCTTATCCTTATCATGGTGGAAATAGTGAATTATTAGTTGCTAAAGCCCTTAAAGATGGATACAGAGAAAAAGTTTATCTTGCAGATAAATTGCCTTCTTGGTTGATCAAAAGTAGAGAAGATATGGACAAATATTTGGATGAACAACTTGAAAAATTAGAAACGGACTATATTGATTTTTTCCTTCTTCATGCTTTATCAAAAGATAGATGGGACAATTATCTTAAACACAATGTGTTTGACTTTATAGAAAAGGCAAAAGAGTCCGGGAAAATAAAACATATTGGTTTTTCTTTCCATGATGAGTTGTCTGTTTTCAAAGAGATTGTGGATGCTTATAATTGGGACTTTTGCCAAATTCAATACAACTTCATGGATGAAGATTATCAAGCAGGTTTAGAAGGCCTAAATTATGCTGCAGATAAAGGACTTGGAGTTGTTGTAATGGAACCTCTTAAAGGAGGAAGTTTAACAAGAAATCTTCCTGAAGATATTGAAAAAATTTGGAATTCAGCAGATATAAAAAGATCCCCAGCTGAATGGGCGCTAAGATTTGTATGGAATAACCCAAAAGTTAGTTTATTATTAAGTGGTATGAATCAGTTCGATCATATTGATGAAAATATTAGAGTAGCTGAAGATGCACTTCCAAATAGTTTAACAGATAAAGAACTTGGAATTATAGAAGAAGTAAGAAAAGTGTATGATAATAGAATAAAAGTAGACTGTACAAGCTGTAAATATTGTTTACCTTGCCCAGAAGGGGTCATGATTCCAAACGTTTTTTCACTATACAACAATGCAAGTATATATAATACTTGGGAATCACAAAAGAGAGGTTATGCTAATTTAGAAAGTCAGGGAAAGGCAGCTGATAATTGTATAGAATGTGGCCTATGTGAAGAATCTTGTCCACAGCACATACCTATTAGAGAAAAGTTAAAAGAAGCAAGAGTAGCTTTGACATAA
- a CDS encoding shikimate kinase → MQIFLIGLSGVGKTTLGKKLSKILDIDFLDMDEIIEKQNNMKIKDIFNKYGESRFRDLESELLFSLNNKEGIIATGGGVILNKKNRKFLKEKKSFFIYKDIDEIINNLEISHRPLLKDRNSLLDLWEKRKNIYNEFYKIDISGLNIQESTAKILNTFFVKEYKIVDKEIQNTFLKNKLDEDFLNKKIIISDDKFHSIFFSKYKGKNIFKIKEPEKNKKMETIMDIIDFFIENDVDRSNLIEIYGGGAVTDIAAFACSIYKRGIKYSLNPTTLLSQVDASIGGKNGVNYRKYKNIIGNINIPEKTYINTNYIMSLDDTEYINGLIEIIKIFILTEQNIDIFLDKKEKIEKRNLDFMTDLIVKSVKKKINFVSKDKTDKNIRMALNYGHTLGHAFESITDNKHGVSVAWGIKKENLISKKMGFLCAHDFNTINELLNLYIDNEILNMELEKDDLLKYLRKDKKTDSGKIKIPLLKKIGEFYFVEISPEEVVDLL, encoded by the coding sequence ATGCAAATATTTTTAATCGGTTTAAGTGGAGTTGGAAAAACAACACTTGGTAAAAAGCTATCAAAAATATTAGATATAGATTTTTTAGACATGGACGAAATAATTGAAAAACAGAATAATATGAAGATAAAAGATATTTTTAATAAATATGGTGAATCTCGTTTTAGAGATTTGGAATCTGAACTTTTGTTTTCTTTAAACAATAAAGAGGGCATTATTGCAACTGGTGGGGGAGTAATTTTAAACAAGAAAAACAGAAAATTCTTGAAAGAAAAAAAGTCTTTTTTCATTTATAAGGATATAGATGAAATAATAAACAATCTTGAAATATCACACAGACCACTTTTAAAAGATAGAAACAGTCTTTTAGATTTGTGGGAGAAAAGAAAAAATATATACAATGAGTTTTATAAAATAGATATTTCTGGCTTGAATATTCAAGAATCAACTGCTAAAATTTTGAACACATTTTTTGTAAAAGAATACAAAATTGTAGATAAAGAGATACAGAATACATTTTTAAAAAATAAATTAGACGAAGATTTTTTGAATAAAAAAATCATCATTTCTGATGACAAGTTTCACAGCATTTTCTTTTCAAAATACAAGGGGAAGAACATTTTCAAAATAAAAGAGCCAGAAAAAAACAAAAAAATGGAAACAATTATGGATATAATAGACTTTTTTATAGAAAATGACGTAGATAGATCAAATCTGATTGAGATTTACGGTGGTGGTGCGGTAACAGACATTGCTGCTTTTGCCTGTTCTATTTATAAAAGAGGAATTAAATATTCCCTGAATCCAACGACATTATTGTCTCAAGTGGATGCTTCAATAGGTGGGAAAAATGGGGTTAATTACAGAAAATACAAGAACATTATAGGAAATATAAACATCCCCGAAAAGACATATATAAATACAAACTATATAATGTCACTGGACGATACTGAATACATAAACGGATTGATAGAGATAATAAAAATATTCATCTTAACAGAACAAAACATTGACATTTTTTTAGATAAAAAAGAAAAAATTGAAAAAAGAAATCTCGATTTCATGACTGATTTAATAGTTAAAAGCGTTAAGAAAAAAATCAACTTCGTATCAAAGGATAAAACAGATAAAAATATAAGAATGGCTTTGAATTATGGGCACACACTTGGGCATGCATTTGAAAGTATCACTGATAACAAACACGGTGTTTCTGTAGCATGGGGTATTAAAAAAGAAAATTTAATTTCTAAAAAAATGGGTTTTTTATGTGCACATGATTTCAACACAATAAATGAGTTATTGAATTTATATATAGATAATGAAATTTTAAATATGGAATTAGAAAAAGATGATCTGTTGAAATATCTAAGAAAAGACAAAAAAACTGATTCAGGTAAGATAAAGATACCTTTATTAAAAAAGATTGGAGAGTTCTATTTTGTTGAAATCTCTCCAGAAGAAGTGGTGGATTTATTATGA
- the aroQ gene encoding type II 3-dehydroquinate dehydratase produces MKIKIINGPNLNMLWKRDKKIYGEKTYKDLCDDLMKYSKDRNFELEIFQSNHEGDIIDSIQKLDYDALIINAGAYSHYSYAIRDALELVEAPKIELHISNIYSREDFRKKSVISEVCNSVISGFGTKGYFIAIDYLKSKLEK; encoded by the coding sequence ATGAAAATAAAAATTATAAACGGGCCCAATCTCAATATGCTTTGGAAAAGAGATAAAAAAATTTATGGAGAAAAGACATATAAAGATTTGTGCGATGATCTGATGAAATATTCAAAAGATAGAAATTTTGAACTGGAAATATTCCAATCAAATCATGAAGGCGATATAATAGACTCTATACAAAAATTAGACTATGATGCTCTCATAATAAATGCTGGAGCATATTCTCATTATTCTTACGCTATTAGAGATGCTCTCGAATTGGTTGAGGCACCAAAAATAGAATTACACATTTCAAATATTTATAGCAGAGAAGATTTTAGAAAAAAGTCTGTTATATCAGAAGTTTGTAATTCTGTAATTTCTGGATTTGGAACAAAAGGATATTTTATAGCAATTGATTATTTGAAATCTAAATTGGAGAAATAA
- a CDS encoding phage holin, LLH family, producing MGMFQEIISTVILGLIFYFGNMFLQKFGNLKEDESKNQKWQEIINVINDIVLAVEESSKFRKMTSEEKREYAYRQVAKYANELGISVDEEFIKNLIDANVKKMRDEGKEYKKEANV from the coding sequence ATGGGAATGTTCCAGGAAATAATTTCCACTGTAATTTTAGGTTTAATTTTCTATTTTGGTAACATGTTTCTTCAAAAATTTGGTAACTTGAAAGAAGATGAAAGCAAAAATCAAAAATGGCAAGAAATAATTAATGTAATTAATGATATTGTTCTTGCTGTAGAAGAATCTTCAAAATTTAGAAAAATGACTTCTGAAGAAAAAAGAGAATATGCTTATAGGCAGGTTGCAAAATATGCAAATGAGTTAGGGATTTCTGTTGATGAAGAATTTATAAAAAATCTTATAGATGCAAATGTTAAAAAGATGAGAGACGAAGGCAAAGAATACAAAAAGGAGGCTAATGTATGA
- the aroC gene encoding chorismate synthase has protein sequence MMVGTLEKFPAGIKINIDYINKELEKRQMGYGRGKRMSIEKDSVDIISGLWKGVTTGAPISFVIKNLADNTEKEERSIPRPGHGDYSAFKKYKLDNLNIYAERNSARWTSVITALGSISKQFLNHLNIDTVSYVYSLGRILDENNYDFDFVKENKNIHTGSPNEEYSKLFKKEIDNFLKNSLGGKIRVIAKNIKPGIGDYSNLFDRIDSKIGKYFFAIPSVKGVVIGAENFHLPGTHYNDEFYFENNEISRKSNSAGGIEAGFTNGENIVVNVYAKPIPTVLEPMDSVDLKNNNNAKTKYIRSDTTAVPALSVILKNVMNLMLFEAIIENFGTGNYKDIVKRYQEF, from the coding sequence ATGATGGTTGGAACATTGGAAAAATTTCCAGCAGGAATAAAAATAAATATAGATTATATAAACAAAGAACTTGAAAAAAGACAAATGGGTTATGGCCGAGGTAAGAGAATGTCTATAGAAAAAGATTCTGTAGACATTATTTCTGGACTGTGGAAAGGAGTTACCACTGGTGCTCCTATATCTTTTGTTATAAAAAACCTTGCTGATAACACAGAGAAAGAAGAAAGAAGTATACCAAGGCCTGGACATGGTGATTATTCTGCATTTAAAAAATATAAACTGGATAATTTGAACATTTATGCTGAGAGAAACTCTGCAAGATGGACTTCTGTAATAACTGCATTGGGTAGTATATCCAAACAGTTTCTCAATCACTTGAATATAGATACTGTAAGCTACGTCTACTCTCTTGGGAGAATCTTAGATGAAAATAATTATGATTTTGATTTTGTTAAAGAAAACAAAAACATACATACTGGATCACCAAACGAAGAATATTCTAAACTGTTTAAAAAAGAAATAGATAATTTTTTAAAAAATTCTTTAGGAGGGAAAATAAGGGTAATAGCAAAAAATATAAAACCAGGAATAGGAGATTATTCAAACCTTTTTGATAGAATAGATTCAAAAATAGGGAAGTACTTTTTTGCGATTCCGTCTGTAAAAGGTGTAGTCATAGGGGCAGAAAATTTCCATTTACCTGGAACACATTATAACGATGAATTTTACTTTGAAAACAATGAAATATCCAGAAAATCAAATTCAGCTGGTGGCATTGAAGCAGGCTTTACAAATGGAGAAAACATAGTTGTGAATGTTTATGCCAAACCAATACCAACTGTTTTAGAACCAATGGATTCTGTTGATTTAAAAAATAATAATAACGCCAAAACAAAATATATAAGATCAGACACAACAGCCGTTCCAGCCCTAAGTGTAATACTAAAAAATGTTATGAACCTAATGCTTTTTGAGGCTATTATAGAAAATTTTGGTACAGGAAATTACAAAGACATAGTAAAAAGATACCAGGAGTTTTGA
- the aroA gene encoding 3-phosphoshikimate 1-carboxyvinyltransferase: MSEIFIPPLKKRIKKEINVPSDKSITHRALLLSSISKGKSQIFNPLISEDTKRTINLVKELGAKVDIGANKWVVTPPKSFNVDFDFYSGNSGTTTRISSGLLASIDGHFTILGDASLSQRPMKRIIEPLSEMGAKISCENYKLPMTIIGGNLRGIDYWLKIPSAQVKSSIMFAALRATGKTTIRGAINSRNHTEIMFKNSGVDIEINDNYIEITPSLPTSLNYRIPGDFSSAAYFIAMGLISKKVDLIIKSVNLNKTRTGMFQVLEKMNAKFEIKNFKNDIEPIGDIVPVFSNMINLKNIDENLIPFMIDEIPILVLIQSQSEGRVIFKNLSELRRKETDRINALVQNFEKIGVKIEELNDGFIVEGPQEIKGGEINSFNDHRISMTFAIAGLISKEGIKIKNSNCVDVSFPNFFEIIKGFFS, from the coding sequence ATGTCTGAAATATTTATACCCCCTTTGAAGAAAAGGATTAAAAAAGAAATCAACGTTCCATCTGACAAATCGATAACTCACAGGGCTCTTTTGTTATCTTCAATTTCAAAGGGAAAATCTCAAATTTTCAACCCATTGATATCAGAAGATACAAAGAGGACCATCAATTTGGTAAAAGAATTGGGAGCAAAAGTAGATATAGGTGCAAATAAATGGGTTGTTACTCCACCAAAATCTTTTAACGTTGATTTTGATTTTTATTCTGGAAATTCTGGAACTACTACCAGAATTTCTTCTGGCCTTTTAGCCTCTATAGATGGGCATTTTACCATTTTGGGAGATGCATCATTATCTCAAAGGCCTATGAAAAGAATTATTGAGCCATTAAGCGAAATGGGGGCAAAAATCAGCTGTGAGAATTACAAACTTCCAATGACCATTATTGGTGGAAATCTAAGAGGGATTGATTATTGGCTGAAAATCCCAAGTGCCCAAGTAAAATCTTCCATAATGTTTGCAGCATTAAGAGCAACAGGGAAAACAACTATAAGAGGTGCTATTAATTCAAGAAACCACACAGAAATTATGTTTAAAAATTCTGGTGTAGATATTGAGATAAACGATAATTATATTGAAATAACCCCTTCACTACCAACAAGTTTAAATTATAGAATACCTGGGGACTTTTCTTCTGCTGCCTACTTCATAGCCATGGGATTGATTAGTAAAAAAGTTGATTTGATTATAAAAAGTGTGAACTTGAATAAAACAAGAACTGGTATGTTTCAAGTTCTCGAAAAAATGAATGCAAAGTTTGAGATTAAAAATTTTAAAAATGATATTGAACCTATAGGCGACATCGTCCCTGTATTTTCAAATATGATTAACCTTAAAAACATTGACGAAAATTTGATACCTTTTATGATAGATGAAATTCCAATTTTAGTTTTGATTCAATCTCAATCTGAAGGAAGGGTTATTTTTAAAAATCTTTCAGAACTGAGGAGAAAAGAAACCGATAGGATAAATGCTTTGGTTCAGAATTTCGAGAAAATAGGTGTGAAAATAGAAGAATTGAATGATGGATTTATAGTAGAAGGCCCTCAAGAAATTAAAGGTGGAGAAATAAACTCGTTCAATGACCACAGAATTTCAATGACTTTTGCTATTGCTGGATTGATAAGTAAAGAGGGAATTAAAATCAAAAATAGTAACTGTGTTGATGTTTCTTTTCCAAATTTCTTTGAAATTATTAAAGGCTTTTTTTCATAA
- the aroH gene encoding chorismate mutase has protein sequence MIAIRGATSVDKNEKEEIMKKSIELFEQIQKQNYINSITSIIVSVTKDITAYNPATAIRYEENLINTPLMCVQEAEMDNSPKGIIRVLIHCDSATQKHVYLHRAKELRPDLEDFNV, from the coding sequence ATGATTGCAATTAGAGGGGCTACATCTGTAGATAAAAATGAAAAAGAAGAAATTATGAAAAAAAGTATAGAACTTTTTGAACAAATTCAAAAACAAAACTATATAAATTCCATTACAAGTATCATAGTATCTGTCACTAAAGATATCACAGCATACAACCCAGCAACTGCAATAAGATATGAAGAAAATCTTATCAACACACCTTTAATGTGTGTACAAGAAGCTGAGATGGACAATAGCCCAAAGGGGATTATAAGGGTTCTCATCCACTGTGACAGCGCAACTCAAAAACATGTTTATTTACACAGAGCAAAGGAATTAAGACCCGATTTGGAGGATTTTAATGTTTGA
- the aroF gene encoding 3-deoxy-7-phosphoheptulonate synthase yields the protein MFEKFPKLSSIDEKKISIKGKDYFIDDFEIIAGPCSIEDEQVMDEICSFLKDNDIKILRGGAFKPRTSPYSFQGGGITSLEIMKKYSEKYDLITLTEALGFDSFEIVRDITDIIQIGSRNSQNFELLKLVGKQKKPVLLKRGFMNTIEEFLFSAEYIASEGNKNIILCERGIRTFEPSTRNTLDLNSIVMISQNLKVPIVSDPSHAAGRRDLIEKLSYSSFWAGADGIMLEIHPNPEKAISDGQQTIDFKTLEKIIKKIKGFEEQNV from the coding sequence ATGTTTGAGAAATTTCCAAAATTATCTTCAATAGACGAGAAAAAAATTTCTATAAAAGGAAAAGATTATTTTATAGACGATTTTGAAATAATCGCTGGTCCATGTTCTATAGAAGATGAACAGGTTATGGATGAAATATGTAGTTTTTTAAAAGATAATGATATTAAAATATTACGAGGTGGAGCTTTCAAACCGCGAACTTCTCCATATTCTTTTCAAGGAGGGGGGATCACCTCTTTGGAAATAATGAAAAAATATTCAGAAAAATACGATTTGATAACTTTGACAGAGGCATTGGGCTTTGACTCTTTTGAAATAGTTAGAGATATTACAGACATAATTCAAATAGGTTCCAGAAATTCTCAAAATTTTGAGTTGTTAAAGTTGGTAGGTAAACAGAAAAAGCCCGTACTTCTTAAAAGAGGATTTATGAATACTATAGAAGAATTTCTTTTTTCAGCAGAATACATAGCCAGTGAGGGAAACAAAAACATAATTCTTTGTGAACGTGGAATAAGGACTTTTGAACCGAGTACCAGAAACACACTTGATTTAAATTCTATAGTCATGATTTCTCAAAATTTAAAAGTTCCTATAGTTTCTGACCCTAGCCACGCAGCTGGAAGAAGAGATCTTATAGAAAAATTATCTTATTCATCTTTCTGGGCTGGTGCAGATGGGATAATGTTGGAAATACATCCAAATCCTGAAAAAGCCATATCAGACGGTCAGCAAACGATAGACTTCAAAACCCTTGAAAAGATCATAAAAAAAATTAAAGGATTTGAAGAACAAAATGTCTGA
- a CDS encoding LiaF transmembrane domain-containing protein: protein MIYGLLFLAIGVLLIFGVFDDKNIWEYIWPLFILIPGLSMEIDFFEKKNSNDAGELVPAGILIILGTFFYFNIFTDFRYMDILWPIFILAPAFGLFQLYFFGKRERGLFVPIGILSVIGLIFLLTNLTTTEVGGALIGFIFILMGLLILFKRRK, encoded by the coding sequence ATGATTTACGGATTATTGTTTTTAGCAATAGGTGTTTTGTTAATTTTTGGCGTTTTTGATGACAAAAATATATGGGAATATATTTGGCCGTTATTTATATTGATACCTGGCTTGAGCATGGAAATAGACTTTTTTGAGAAGAAAAATTCAAACGATGCCGGAGAGCTTGTACCTGCAGGGATATTAATAATATTGGGTACATTTTTTTACTTTAATATATTCACAGATTTCCGATATATGGATATTTTATGGCCTATATTCATTCTAGCTCCCGCTTTTGGTCTTTTCCAATTATACTTTTTTGGGAAAAGGGAACGAGGACTGTTCGTTCCGATAGGAATATTATCTGTAATTGGGTTAATATTCTTGCTAACAAATCTTACAACAACAGAAGTTGGCGGAGCTTTAATCGGTTTTATATTCATATTAATGGGACTATTAATACTATTCAAAAGAAGAAAATAA
- a CDS encoding shikimate dehydrogenase family protein codes for MIKISNYGIIQYPRKKTLSEVFFSKYFELFDKNSKYVGLNLNRENYDKYIDKILENTRGLNVTNPYKIEIMGKLDYIDTDAKKIGAVNCIIDYKGYNTDWIGFYKSIENEEIFDDITLFGAGGAARAVIYGLIKRGVKQINVINRTVSKIDALKEIYPEIEIKSFAMDKLDEVLSKTDTFINCTPLGLKNEEIVSSFSKKNKFVYDVNYRETPLIEKAKYHDLKYKNGVDFWKFQAIENMKIWDLYNEDKFNSVFKWLKNKL; via the coding sequence GTGATTAAAATTAGTAATTATGGAATTATTCAATATCCCAGAAAAAAAACATTATCTGAAGTTTTTTTTAGCAAGTATTTTGAGTTATTCGATAAAAATTCAAAATATGTGGGTCTCAACTTAAATAGAGAAAATTATGATAAATATATAGATAAAATACTTGAAAATACAAGGGGATTAAATGTCACAAACCCATACAAAATAGAAATAATGGGAAAACTTGATTATATTGATACAGACGCCAAAAAAATAGGTGCTGTAAACTGTATTATAGATTATAAGGGGTACAACACAGACTGGATTGGGTTTTATAAAAGTATAGAAAACGAAGAAATTTTTGATGATATCACTCTTTTTGGTGCCGGTGGTGCAGCAAGAGCTGTTATATATGGTCTAATAAAACGTGGAGTAAAACAAATTAATGTTATAAACAGAACAGTTTCAAAAATAGATGCATTAAAAGAGATATATCCAGAAATCGAAATTAAAAGCTTTGCTATGGATAAATTAGACGAAGTACTTTCAAAAACAGACACTTTTATAAACTGCACTCCACTTGGTTTGAAGAATGAGGAAATAGTTTCTTCATTTTCTAAGAAAAACAAATTTGTTTATGATGTAAACTACAGAGAAACTCCTTTAATAGAAAAAGCAAAATATCATGATTTGAAATATAAAAATGGGGTTGATTTTTGGAAATTTCAGGCAATTGAAAACATGAAGATTTGGGACTTATATAACGAGGATAAGTTTAACAGCGTTTTTAAATGGTTAAAAAATAAATTGTGA
- a CDS encoding PspC domain-containing protein translates to MHRLYKSRKNKVIDGVCGGVGEYFGIDPVIIRLLWVALFFAYGSGIILYIIAMIIIPPEPIRNDFDDKEKDFKDEYKTNTSNGGKFNTPDKRIISIILALFLIFLGVSLMISLLTPINFFAISWRILISIVLIFIGGAMVYGFIRENKK, encoded by the coding sequence ATGCATAGACTTTATAAATCGAGGAAAAATAAAGTTATCGACGGTGTGTGCGGGGGTGTTGGGGAATATTTTGGAATCGACCCAGTTATTATAAGATTGTTATGGGTAGCGTTGTTTTTTGCCTATGGTTCGGGGATAATATTGTATATTATTGCAATGATAATTATTCCACCAGAACCAATTAGAAATGATTTTGATGATAAAGAAAAAGATTTTAAAGATGAGTACAAAACTAACACTTCTAATGGGGGAAAATTTAATACTCCAGACAAAAGGATTATAAGCATTATTTTGGCACTATTTTTAATATTTCTTGGGGTTTCTTTGATGATAAGCCTTCTAACTCCTATAAATTTCTTTGCCATATCTTGGAGAATTTTAATCAGCATAGTCCTTATTTTTATTGGTGGTGCTATGGTTTATGGATTTATAAGGGAGAATAAAAAATGA